Proteins found in one Miscanthus floridulus cultivar M001 chromosome 4, ASM1932011v1, whole genome shotgun sequence genomic segment:
- the LOC136549345 gene encoding pathogenesis-related protein 1-like → MASSSMKPLACLVAALALAAIVSPSAAQNSPQDYVDPHNAARADVGVGPVSWDDTVAAYAQSYAAQRQGDCQLVHSGGPYGENIFWGSAGADWSASDAVGSWVSEKQYYDHDTNSCADGQVCGHYTQVVWRDSTAIGCARVVCDNNAGVFITCNYNPPGNFVGQSPY, encoded by the coding sequence ATGGCGTCCTCGTCAATGAAGCCGCTAGCATGCCTCGTAGCAGCTCTGGCCCTGGCAGCCATCGTCAGTCCATCCGCGGCGCAGAACTCGCCGCAGGACTACGTGGACCCGCACAACGCGGCGCGCGCGGACGTGGGCGTCGGCCCGGTGTCCTGGGACGACACGGTGGCCGCGTACGCGCAGAGCTACGCGGCGCAGCGGCAGGGCGACTGCCAGCTGGTCCACTCCGGCGGGCCGTACGGCGAGAACATCTTCTGGGGCTCCGCCGGCGCCGACTGGTCGGCGTCCGACGCTGTGGGGTCGTGGGTGTCCGAGAAGCAGTACTACGACCACGACACCAACAGCTGCGCGGACGGGCAGGTGTGCGGGCACTACACGCAGGTGGTGTGGCGCGACTCCACGGCCATCGGCTGCGCCCGCGTCGTCTGCGACAACAATGCCGGCGTCTTCATCACCTGCAATTACA